A part of Synechococcus sp. KORDI-49 genomic DNA contains:
- the fabG gene encoding 3-oxoacyl-[acyl-carrier-protein] reductase: MTSSTALTGQTALVTGGGRGIGRAIALALAESGMEVVVNYSNSAAAAEEVVELITASGGKAYALQANVAMEEDVDGLIKTVLERSSRLDVLVNNAGITRDGLLMRMKTSEWQAVIDLNLTGVFLCSRAVARPMLKQKSGRIINITSVVGLMGNAGQANYAAAKAGVVGLTRSTAKELASRGITVNAVAPGFIATDMTKDLDADAILRDIPLGTFGTQEQVAGAVRFLATDPASAYITGQVLQVDGGMVMA, translated from the coding sequence ATGACCTCCTCCACAGCCCTCACCGGCCAGACCGCCCTGGTGACCGGCGGCGGCCGCGGGATCGGTCGGGCCATCGCCCTCGCTCTGGCGGAATCCGGCATGGAGGTGGTGGTCAACTACTCGAACTCAGCCGCCGCAGCCGAGGAGGTGGTGGAGCTGATCACCGCATCAGGGGGAAAGGCCTACGCGCTCCAGGCGAACGTGGCGATGGAAGAGGACGTGGACGGTCTGATCAAGACGGTCCTTGAGCGCAGCAGTCGTCTTGATGTGCTGGTGAACAACGCCGGCATCACCAGGGATGGGCTGCTGATGCGGATGAAAACGTCCGAATGGCAGGCGGTGATCGATCTGAATCTCACGGGCGTATTTCTCTGCAGCCGAGCTGTGGCTCGACCGATGCTCAAGCAGAAGAGCGGACGGATCATCAACATCACCTCCGTGGTGGGCCTGATGGGCAACGCCGGCCAGGCGAACTACGCCGCAGCCAAGGCCGGGGTGGTGGGCCTGACCCGGAGCACCGCCAAGGAGTTGGCCAGCCGCGGCATCACGGTGAATGCTGTGGCGCCGGGCTTCATCGCCACGGACATGACCAAGGATCTCGATGCCGATGCCATCCTCCGGGACATTCCCCTCGGCACCTTCGGCACCCAGGAACAGGTGGCTGGAGCCGTGCGTTTCCTGGCCACAGACCCCGCCTCGGCTTACATCACCGGCCAGGTGCTCCAGGTGGATGGCGGCATGGTGATGGCCTGA